In Anopheles gambiae chromosome 2, idAnoGambNW_F1_1, whole genome shotgun sequence, a single window of DNA contains:
- the LOC1276631 gene encoding large ribosomal subunit protein eL8: MVTKKPVKKKVVPKQKVAPAPLAKPKKVEVKKVVNPLFEKRVKNYGIGQNVQPKRDLSRFVKWPKYIRIQRHRAILQKRLKIPPPINQFTQTLDKPTAQQVMKMLEKYRPENPIARVQRLKAKAEAKAAGKEEPPSKRANQLRQGINSVVKMVEQKKAQLVIIAHDVDPIELVVYLPALCRKMGVPYCIIKGKARLGTLVYRKTCTCVALTQVENADKPNLAKLVETIKTNFNDRFDDIRRHWGGGLLGPKSMARLAKLEKAKKREMLQKN, translated from the coding sequence ATGGTGACGAAGAAGCCCGTCAAGAAGAAGGTTGTGCCGAAGCAGAAGGTGGCCCCGGCCCCGCTGGCCAAACCGAAAAAAGTTGAGGTTAAGAAGGTGGTGAACCCGTTGTTCGAGAAACGTGTTAAGAACTACGGCATCGGCCAGAATGTGCAGCCGAAGCGCGACCTGAGCCGGTTCGTCAAATGGCCGAAGTACATCCGCATCCAGCGCCACCGGGCGATCCTGCAGAAGCGGCTGAAGATCCCGCCGCCGATTAACCAGTTCACCCAGACGCTGGACAAGCCGACGGCCCAGCAGGTGATGAAGATGCTGGAGAAGTACCGCCCGGAGAACCCGATCGCTCGCGTCCAGCGCCTGAAGGCGAAGGCGGAAGCGAAGGCGGCCGGCAAGGAGGAACCGCCATCGAAGCGGGCCAACCAGCTGCGCCAGGGCATCAACTCCGTGGTGAAGATGGTCGAGCAGAAGAAGGCCCAGCTGGTGATCATTGCGCACGACGTCGATCCGATCGAGCTGGTCGTCTACCTGCCGGCGCTCTGCCGCAAGATGGGCGTGCCGTACTGCATCATCAAGGGTAAGGCGCGCCTCGGCACGCTGGTGTACCGCAAGACGTGCACCTGCGTTGCGCTGACCCAGGTCGAGAACGCGGACAAGCCCAACCTGGCCAAGCTGGTCGAAACGATCAAGACGAACTTCAACGATCGGTTCGACGATATCCGCCGCCACTGGGGCGGTGGTCTGCTTGGACCCAAGAGTATGGCTCGTCTGGCCAAGCTCGAGAAGGCCAAGAAGCGCGAGATGCTGCAGAAGAACTAA
- the LOC1276632 gene encoding protein zer-1 homolog — MLGRVRLKENGIMDEELPTLMELSIRFMAKNLHVICNTDPVTHQLELKDDVVVPNEICDRFLRYQQDCGQDINDRFIQIFRDTEKTPLRHVSLRNSTITNEGMRILLRHQLNSLSMWYCNKITTASWNILIEHCRQLRSLELGRFVDMLKHSEPNEKTPIDFQLLLPRLQRLKLNGVVLQPTIQFSHLTELSHLDLTACIFAEFSLKALVDLPNLRTLILFNVWPLEHEFPTLCKLKNLETLDLSVSRANVDGNYLTPNKLLANLVENLPKLRHLDISGTNLAGDGVAERAGSCTGSSSDIPGLVSRVDRPLDFLGIYYTSHSACKWHDIPALRIAGEATEEQILVAAVAYQDRHELLTKVLNDLYHLLRFETCKQIHKALDVVLSAMDKHIRVKNIQISGSATLFYIVKGREKMKFGVPLKNHIIHTLLNGMSTHLTDDTMMRNGCLTLCQFNIPLDVMFEYERLVQILLHGVSYREQEGFVQRIAIYLLNSLACQVDGSQKLFLGDLGAISTMLNLINDRLSRRVFDDVMEVAWSTMWNVTDETAKNCERFLDGRGMEYFLGCLKLFPDRDDLLRNMMGLLGNVAEVKELRPRLMTTEFITEFSDLLDSSSDGIEVSYNAAGVLAHIASDGADAWTIARPTRYSVLVRMVEAIERWDLSAERNINYRSFEPILGLIRCYHTPQCQHWAVWALANLTKVYPTKYCRVVEQEHGVELLQELIDHPQPYPRLKELAQIVLTHCRNLSEPMTGSASDGSTNTTDPNVMELDG, encoded by the exons ATGCTGGGACGGGTGCGGCTCAAAGAGAACGGCATCATGGACGAGGAGCTGCCGACGCTGATGGAGCTGTCGATCCGCTTCATGGCGAAGAATCTCCACGTCATTTGCAACACCGATCCGGTCACGCATCAGCTGGAGCTGAAGGACGATGTGGTCGTGCCGAACGAAATTTGCGacag ATTCCTCCGCTACCAGCAGGACTGCGGGCAGGACATCAACGATCGCTTCATCCAGATATTCCGCGACACGGAGAAGACGCCGCTGCGCCATGTCAGCCTGCGCAACAGCACGATCACGAACGAGGGCATGCGCATACTGCTGCGGCACCAGCTGAACTCGCTGTCGATGTGGTACTGCAACAAGATCACGACCGCGTCCTGGAACATCCTGATCGAGCACTGCCGGCAGCTGCGGTCGCTCGAGCTCGGCCGGTTCGTCGACATGCTGAAGCACAGCGAGCCGAACGAGAAGACGCCGATCGActtccagctgctgctgccccggcTGCAGCGCCTGAAGCTGAACGGGGTGGTGCTGCAGCCGACGATCCAGTTCAGCCACCTGACCGAGCTGAGCCACCTCGACCTGACCGCGTGCATCTTTGCCGAGTTCAGCCTGAAGGCGCTGGTCGACCTGCCGAACCTGCGGACGCTCATCCTGTTCAACGTTTGGCCGCTCGAGCACGAGTTTCCCACGCTGTGCAAGCTGAAGAATCTCGAAACGCTCGACCTGTCCGTGTCGCGGGCGAACGTCGACGGCAACTATCTAACGCCTAACAAA TTGCTAGCAAATTTAGTTGAGAATCTACCAAAACTGCGGCACCTCGACATCTCTGGAACGAATCTGGCCGGCGATGGGGTGGCCGAACGGGCCGGCTCGTgcaccggcagcagctcgGACATCCCGGGCCTGGTGAGCCGCGTGGACCGTCCGCTAGACTTTCTCGGCATCTATTACACCTCCCATTCGGCGTGCAAATGGCACGACATCCCGGCGCTAAGG ATCGCGGGTGAAGCAACGGAGGAGCAGATACTGGTGGCGGCTGTCGCCTACCAGGACCGGCACGAGCTGCTGACGAAGGTACTGAACGACCTGTACCATCTGCTGCGGTTCGAGACGTGCAAACAGATACACAAGGCGCTGGATGTCGTGCTGTCCGCGATGGACAAGCACATACGCGTGAAGAACATTCAGATCAGTGGCAG TGCCACCCTGTTCTACATCGtgaagggaagggaaaagaTGAAGTTTGGCGTGCCGCTGAAAAACCACATCATCCACACGCTGCTGAACGGGATGTCCACGCACCTGACGGACGATACGATGATGCGGAATGGCTGCCTAACGCTGTGCCAGTTCAACATACCGCTCGACGTG ATGTTTGAGTACGAGCGGTTGGTTCAAATTTTGCTGCACGGCGTATCGTACCGCGAGCAGGAAGGGTTCGTGCAGCGCATCGCCATCTATCTGCTGAACTCGCTCGCCTGCCAGGTGGACGGCAGCCAGAAGCTGTTTCTGGGCGATCTAGGTGCTATATCG ACGATGTTGAACTTGATCAACGATCGATTGTCGAGGCGCGTCTTTGACGACGTGATGGAAGTCGCCTGGTCGACGATGTGGAATGTGACCGACGAGACGGCCAAGAACTGCGAGCGGTTTCTGGACGGGCGCGGCATGGAATATTTCCTCGGCTGTCTAAAG CTGTTTCCCGATCGGGACGACCTGTTGCGCAACATGATGGGTCTGCTGGGCAATGTGGCGGAGGTGAAGGAGCTGCGGCCACGCCTGATGACGACCGAGTTCATAACCGAGTTTTCCGATCTGCTCGACTCGTCCAGCGACGGTATTGAG GTTAGTTACAATGCCGCCGGTGTGCTGGCCCACATCGCCTCGGACGGGGCGGACGCCTGGACGATCGCGCGACCGACCCGGTACAGCGTGCTGGTGCGCATGGTGGAAGCGATCGAGCGGTGGGATCTGTCGGCGGAGCGGAACATCAACTATCGCAGCTTCGAGCCGATCCTCGGGTTGATTCGCTGCTACCATACGCCCCAGTGTCAGCACTGGGCCGTCTGGGCGCTGGCGAATCTAACCAAA GTCTACCCAACCAAGTACTGCAGGGTGGTGGAGCAGGAGCACGGCGTCGAGCTGCTGCAGGAGCTGATCGATCATCCGCAGCCGTACCCGCGGCTCAAGGAGCTGGCCCAGATAGTGCTGACGCACTGTCGCAATCTGAGCGAGCCGATGACCGGTTCCGCGTCGGACGGCAGCACCAACACGACCGACCCGAACGTGATGGAGCTGGACGGTTAA